From the genome of Callithrix jacchus isolate 240 chromosome 7, calJac240_pri, whole genome shotgun sequence, one region includes:
- the GJB3 gene encoding gap junction beta-3 protein, translated as MDWKTLQALLSGVNKYSTAFGRIWLSVVFVFRVLVYVVAAERVWGDEQKDFDCNTKQPGCTNVCYDNFFPISNIRLWALQLIFVTCPSLLVILHVAYREERERRHRQKHGDQCSKLYDNAGKKHGGLWWTYLFSLIFKLIIEFLFLYLLHTLWHGFDMPRLVQCANVAPCPNIVDCYIARPTEKKIFTYFMVGASAVCIVLTICELCYLICHRVLRALRKDKPQGGHTPSSFASRASTCRCHHKLVEAGELDPHPGNNKLQASAPNMTPI; from the coding sequence ATGGACTGGAAgacactccaggccctgctgagCGGCGTGAACAAGTACTCCACAGCATTTGGGCGCATCTGGCTGTCCGTGGTATTTGTCTTCCGGGTGCTGGTGTACGTGGTGGCTGCGGAGCGCGTGTGGGGGGACGAGCAGAAGGACTTCGACTGCAACACCAAACAGCCCGGCTGCACCAACGTCTGCTACGACAACTTCTTCCCCATCTCCAACATCCGCCTCTGGGCCCTGCAGCTCATCTTCGTCACCTGCCCCTCACTGCTGGTCATCCTGCACGTGGCCTACCGTGAGGAGAGGGAGCGCCGGCACCGCCAGAAGCATGGGGACCAGTGCTCCAAGCTGTACGACAACGCAGGCAAGAAGCACGGGGGCCTGTGGTGGACCTACCTGTTCAGCCTCATCTTCAAGCTCATCATCGAGTTCCTCTTCCTCTACCTGCTGCATACTCTCTGGCATGGCTTCGACATGCCACGCCTAGTGCAGTGCGCCAACGTGGCCCCCTGCCCCAACATTGTAGACTGCTACATCGCCCGGCCCactgaaaagaaaatctttaccTACTTCATGGTGGGCGCCTCTGCTGTCTGCATCGTGCTCACCATCTGCGAGCTCTGCTACCTCATCTGCCACAGGGTCCTGCGAGCCCTGCGCAAGGACAAGCCTCAAGGGGGCCACACACCCTCGTCCTTTGCCAGCCGGGCTTCCACCTGCCGCTGCCACCACAAGCTGGTGGAGGCAGGGGAGCTGGATCCACACCCAGGCAATAACAAGCTGCAGGCTTCCGCACCCAACATGACCCCCATCTGA